The following coding sequences are from one Lycium ferocissimum isolate CSIRO_LF1 chromosome 3, AGI_CSIRO_Lferr_CH_V1, whole genome shotgun sequence window:
- the LOC132049870 gene encoding V-type proton ATPase subunit B2 isoform X2: protein MGVEQNNIDMEEGTLEVGMEYRTVSGVAGPLVILDKVKGPKYQEIVNIRLGDGTTRRGQVLEVDGEKAVVQVFEGTSGIDNKYTTVQFTGEVLKTPVSLDMLGRIFNGSGKPIDNGPPILPEAYRDISGNSINPSERTYPEEMIQTGISTVDVMNSIARGQKIPLFSAAGLPHNEIAAQICRQAGLVKRLEKSENLLEESGEDNFAIVFAAMGVNMETAQFFKRDFEENGSMERVTLFLNLANDPTIERIITPRIALTTAEYLAYECGKHVLVILTDMSSYADALREVSAAREEVPGRRGYPGYMYTDLATIYERAGRIEGRSGSITQIPILTMPNDDITHPTPDLTGYITEGQIYIDRQLHNRQIYPPINVLPSLSRLMKSAIGEGMTRRDHSDVSNQLYANYAIGKDVQAMKAVVGEEALSSEDLLYLEFLDKFERKFVSQGAYDTRNIFQSLDLAWTLLRIFPRELLHRIPAKTLDQYYSRDASN from the exons ATGGGTGTGGAACAAAACAATATTGACATGGAGGAAGGAACCCTGGAGGTTGGAATGG AATATAGGACTGTCTCAGGTGTTGCTGGACCACTGGTTATCCTCGACAAAGTTAAG GGACCTAAGTATCAGGAGATTGTTAATATTCGTTTGGGAGATGGAACAACCCGACGTGGACAAGTTCTGGAAGTTGATGGAGAAAAAGCTGTTGTTCAG gTTTTTGAAGGAACATCTGGAATTGACAACAAATACACAACTGTGCAGTTTACTGGGGAG GTTTTGAAGACACCTGTCTCACTGGATATGCTTGGACGCATCTTTAATGGTTCTGGAAAGCCAATTGACAATGGTCCTCCTATTTTACCGGAGGCTTACAGGGATATTTCTGGCAA TTCTATCAACCCCAGTGAGAGAACATATCCTGAAGAGATGATACAGACAGGAATTTCAACAGTTGACGTCATGAATTCTATTGCTAGAGGGCAGAAAATTCCTCTTTTCTCTGCTGCTGGTCTTCCTCATAATGAAATCGCGGCCCAGATCTGCCGACAAGCTGGTTTAGTGAAGAGGTTGGAGAAATCTGAAAATCTTCTCGAG GAGAGTGGAGAGGACAATTTTGCCATAGTCTTTGCAGCTATGGGAGTCAACATGGAAACCGCACAATTTTTCAAACGCGATTTTGAGGAAAATGGATCCATGGAGAGAGTGACGCTTTTCTTAAACCTG GCAAATGACCCTACAATAGAACGCATCATTACTCCCAGGATTGCTCTGACAACTGCAGAATATCTAGCATACGAATGTGGGAAGCATGTGCTTGTCATTTTAACTGATATGAGTTCATATGCTGATGCTCTGCGTGAG GTATCTGCTGCCCGAGAAGAAGTGCCTGGAAGACGTGGATATCCTGGTTATATGTATACTGATCTGGCAACAATCTATGAACGAGCTGGGCGTATTGAGGGACGGTCGGGCTCCATCACGCAAATTCCAATTCTAACCATGCCAAATGATG ATATTACGCATCCAACTCCAGATCTTACAGGTTACATCACTGAAGGACAAATATATATAGACCGACAACTTCATAATCGACAG ATATATCCTCCAATCAACGTACTTCCGTCCTTATCTCGGCTGATGAAG AGTGCCATTGGTGAGGGTATGACTAGGAGGGATCATTCTGATGTATCCAACCAG TTGTATGCAAATTATGCCATTGGAAAGGATGTCCAGGCAATGAAAGCTGTGGTTGGAGAAGAAGCACTTTCTTCTGAGGACTTG CTTTACTTAGAGTTCCTTGACAAATTCGAGAGGAAGTTTGTCTCTCAAGGAGCTTATGACACCCGCAATATATTCCAGTCGCTTGATTTAGCTTGGACTCTCCTTCGCATCTTCCCTCGTGAGCTTCTGCATCGTATCCCAGCAAAGACCCTGGATCAGTATTACAGCCGTGATGCATCTAATTGA
- the LOC132049870 gene encoding V-type proton ATPase subunit B2 isoform X1, producing the protein MGVEQNNIDMEEGTLEVGMEYRTVSGVAGPLVILDKVKGPKYQEIVNIRLGDGTTRRGQVLEVDGEKAVVQVFEGTSGIDNKYTTVQFTGEVLKTPVSLDMLGRIFNGSGKPIDNGPPILPEAYRDISGSSINPSERTYPEEMIQTGISTVDVMNSIARGQKIPLFSAAGLPHNEIAAQICRQAGLVKRLEKSENLLEESGEDNFAIVFAAMGVNMETAQFFKRDFEENGSMERVTLFLNLANDPTIERIITPRIALTTAEYLAYECGKHVLVILTDMSSYADALREVSAAREEVPGRRGYPGYMYTDLATIYERAGRIEGRSGSITQIPILTMPNDDITHPTPDLTGYITEGQIYIDRQLHNRQIYPPINVLPSLSRLMKSAIGEGMTRRDHSDVSNQLYANYAIGKDVQAMKAVVGEEALSSEDLLYLEFLDKFERKFVSQGAYDTRNIFQSLDLAWTLLRIFPRELLHRIPAKTLDQYYSRDASN; encoded by the exons ATGGGTGTGGAACAAAACAATATTGACATGGAGGAAGGAACCCTGGAGGTTGGAATGG AATATAGGACTGTCTCAGGTGTTGCTGGACCACTGGTTATCCTCGACAAAGTTAAG GGACCTAAGTATCAGGAGATTGTTAATATTCGTTTGGGAGATGGAACAACCCGACGTGGACAAGTTCTGGAAGTTGATGGAGAAAAAGCTGTTGTTCAG gTTTTTGAAGGAACATCTGGAATTGACAACAAATACACAACTGTGCAGTTTACTGGGGAG GTTTTGAAGACACCTGTCTCACTGGATATGCTTGGACGCATCTTTAATGGTTCTGGAAAGCCAATTGACAATGGTCCTCCTATTTTACCGGAGGCTTACAGGGATATTTCTG GGAGTTCTATCAACCCCAGTGAGAGAACATATCCTGAAGAGATGATACAGACAGGAATTTCAACAGTTGACGTCATGAATTCTATTGCTAGAGGGCAGAAAATTCCTCTTTTCTCTGCTGCTGGTCTTCCTCATAATGAAATCGCGGCCCAGATCTGCCGACAAGCTGGTTTAGTGAAGAGGTTGGAGAAATCTGAAAATCTTCTCGAG GAGAGTGGAGAGGACAATTTTGCCATAGTCTTTGCAGCTATGGGAGTCAACATGGAAACCGCACAATTTTTCAAACGCGATTTTGAGGAAAATGGATCCATGGAGAGAGTGACGCTTTTCTTAAACCTG GCAAATGACCCTACAATAGAACGCATCATTACTCCCAGGATTGCTCTGACAACTGCAGAATATCTAGCATACGAATGTGGGAAGCATGTGCTTGTCATTTTAACTGATATGAGTTCATATGCTGATGCTCTGCGTGAG GTATCTGCTGCCCGAGAAGAAGTGCCTGGAAGACGTGGATATCCTGGTTATATGTATACTGATCTGGCAACAATCTATGAACGAGCTGGGCGTATTGAGGGACGGTCGGGCTCCATCACGCAAATTCCAATTCTAACCATGCCAAATGATG ATATTACGCATCCAACTCCAGATCTTACAGGTTACATCACTGAAGGACAAATATATATAGACCGACAACTTCATAATCGACAG ATATATCCTCCAATCAACGTACTTCCGTCCTTATCTCGGCTGATGAAG AGTGCCATTGGTGAGGGTATGACTAGGAGGGATCATTCTGATGTATCCAACCAG TTGTATGCAAATTATGCCATTGGAAAGGATGTCCAGGCAATGAAAGCTGTGGTTGGAGAAGAAGCACTTTCTTCTGAGGACTTG CTTTACTTAGAGTTCCTTGACAAATTCGAGAGGAAGTTTGTCTCTCAAGGAGCTTATGACACCCGCAATATATTCCAGTCGCTTGATTTAGCTTGGACTCTCCTTCGCATCTTCCCTCGTGAGCTTCTGCATCGTATCCCAGCAAAGACCCTGGATCAGTATTACAGCCGTGATGCATCTAATTGA